A window of the Lolium perenne isolate Kyuss_39 chromosome 7, Kyuss_2.0, whole genome shotgun sequence genome harbors these coding sequences:
- the LOC127312322 gene encoding uncharacterized protein has protein sequence MPADAKPRALLPVRPILLLSVSVLSLLLIYAYSSFSPPPPSSAAATLALAAAVPLLPPSPPNPHIRMRGGAAFRSYDDYLRHQLNKTLDPRLRRVWATRDWRRKVDAFARLFEALRADGLLSDASRALCVGARLGQEVAALRLVGVRRAVGIDLAPAPPLVVRGDFHAQPFPDDAFDFEFSNVFDHALYPDRFAAEIERTLRPGGVAVLHVAVHRRGDKYSANDLLDVHGLLGLFRRSEVVRVSKVDAFGLDTEVILRKKGSP, from the coding sequence atgcccgcCGATGCGAAGCCCCGAGCGCTCCTCCCCGTCCGCCCCATcctcctcctctccgtctccgtcCTCTCCCTCCTCCTCATCTACGCCTACTCCTCCTTCTCGCCGCCTCCCccatcctccgccgccgccacgctcGCCCTGGCCGCGGCCGTCCCGCTCCTCCCACCCTCCCCGCCCAACCCGCACATCCGCATGCGCGGCGGCGCCGCCTTCCGCTCCTACGACGACTACCTGCGCCACCAGCTCAACAAGACGCTCGACCCGCGCCTCCGCCGCGTCTGGGCCACCCGCGACTGGCGCCGCAAGGTGGACGCCTTCGCGCGCCTCTTCGAGGCCCTCCGCGCCGACGGCCTCCTCTCCGACGCCTCCCGCGCGCTCTGCGTCGGCGCGCGCCTCGGCCAGGAGGTCGCCGCGCTGCGCCTCGTCGGCGTGCGCCGCGCCGTCGGCATCGACCTCGCCCCGGCGCCGCCGCTCGTCGTCCGCGGCGACTTCCACGCGCAGCCCTTCCCCGACGACGCCTTCGACTTCGAGTTCTCCAACGTCTTCGACCACGCGCTCTACCCGGACCGCTTCGCCGCCGAGATCGAGCGCACCCTGCGCCCCGGCGGCGTCGCCGTGCTCCACGTCGCGGTGCACCGCCGCGGGGACAAGTACTCCGCCAACGACCTGCTCGACGTCCACGGCCTGCTCGGCCTCTTCCGACGGTCAGAGGTCGTCAGGGTATCCAAGGTCGACGCCTTCGGCCTCGACACCGAGGTCATCCTCCGCAAGAAGGGGTCGCCCTAG